Sequence from the Fulvivirga ligni genome:
GTGCTGTTGAATTTATCATGGACAAACTCATCAAAGCTCTTTAGAAAGGCTTCTTGCTGATCGGTGAGTTCTAAAACCTCTGGCTCATTTTTTTTTGGTTCGCCGATAGGCTTTAATGATAAATGTCTTTCGTTCATTCCTATCAAAACCACGGCTAATACGGCCAATATGGAAGTGATAGAAGTGTATATAAATATGACTTTACTTTTCTTCAAATTACATTCTCTTAATCAAAAAGGTCCGAGCTTAAATAACGATCCCCTCTGTCACACACAATAAAAACTATAGTTCCCTCATTAATTTCTTCAGCTACCTGAATGGCCGCCGAAAGTGCTCCTCCTGAGCTCATGCCTGATAATATGCCTTCTTCCTTGGCTAGTCTTTTGGCCATAGTTCTGGCACTGTCCTCGCTTATGTCGATAGTTCTATCCACTCTTGATGCATCAAAAATTTTCGGAAGAAATTCGGGAGACCATCTTCTGATCCCAGGAATCTTTGAGCCTTCCGTAGGTTGTGTGCCAACTATCTGAATATTAGGATTTTGCTCTTTTAAGAATTTAGAAACCCCCATAATAGTTCCCGTGGTACCCATGGCAGAAACAAAGTGAGTCACCTTTTGGTTAGTGTCTTTCCATATTTCCGGGCCGGTAGTATTATAATGCATCCCGTAGTTATCC
This genomic interval carries:
- the cysM gene encoding cysteine synthase CysM — translated: MTLFELIGNTPLVEIQNIYNKPNVKIFGKLEGNNPGGSVKDRAAYGMIKGALDRGEIKKGDKLVEATSGNTGIALAMIAQTFGLNMTLLMPENSTRERVLAMKAYGAEVVLTPADKTIEYSRELAEKMANEEGYFMLNQFANPDNYGMHYNTTGPEIWKDTNQKVTHFVSAMGTTGTIMGVSKFLKEQNPNIQIVGTQPTEGSKIPGIRRWSPEFLPKIFDASRVDRTIDISEDSARTMAKRLAKEEGILSGMSSGGALSAAIQVAEEINEGTIVFIVCDRGDRYLSSDLFD